The Paramisgurnus dabryanus chromosome 24, PD_genome_1.1, whole genome shotgun sequence genome contains the following window.
TACTGTTTGAACCGAACTGTATACAAAAAAGTTCAGGAGAAATTGTAGACTTACAAACACTCAGAGTCTGAAGTTATAAAACACACTGAAGATAATCACACAGCAGAATGAGTTTGATCATCTTTTCTTGACTTCTCCATACACCACATTACTGTCTTCTGCAGGTATCTGTtaacataaatgtttaaatcagATTAAATCATTACAGATTTTTActcatgatctgtttttgaTAATGTGTATGTGAGGTGTATGCATGAAATAATGTGCCAGGttgtaaataagttttaaataaataagttatttacggcaggggttctcaacctacactttatttattatgactcaacttgtatacttaaatgttctaattctgatgaattcaatatttggcttgatggctacatccagggccgccttaacctaatgtgaggccctggggctgaggggttttggaggccccccatcccctaaatttatagtcttatttaaaaaaaaagtgtaatatctaggtaatctacatcacaaaatgcattagtttctttcaatacatacaacagtgagttttccctctttgacccagaaaacaccataatatcattattaacataACACTGAGctcacttgagcataaacacaagacactttatttaacaaccacacacagcaacttgtggtgaaaataaaaccaaaatgtatgagagtatatgtttatatatctttatgtttattatagtttttggaatatacaaatttgcagaaaattgccactcactaaatgctcaccacagttttaaaaatataagaagttaaagttagttttaaagtgaaaatgcattaatgataacaaaagataagtctttatagacagaatcttgttttttaatcagttatttattttgtaggctattgaagatatagtatgcattgtatttagtatttatgcatacgtatgtaaaacgaacacgtatgaatatgcacaaaacagacaaGGAACATACcggtatataagatctttagataaggacATTATAAATATGATTGGTGCgttcaggggatgatcatttgagatggtcttgtcgcgctttgacttgcacatttaccgttgcgtcgtctttctaaacgaacagatgtgtgtactgtgagcttaCATCGcatcaaactacatcgctccggctgcgcacgcgtcactgatataaacgcgagtaaacttaaactttataacaacgaacagcattaatatgttcgggaactcctttctttatttggcggcCGCGGCACGTATCTTGCGTacagttggagagacttctgcatgccagagactcagctgcacgagcacagagagagcgcgcgcccgcgcgaaagagagagagagacctgcacatcagtgcttattatgaaatttcataaattactctttcatttgatggtggattatttcctgtttctctgtcacactcagtctaacatgcaggaatgccaagttgacaacgcgcacttaattacattacgcggaatagaaaaatctgttacgtctgatattttatttcacggtaagttaccacggaccaatcagcagccatgtaacgtgcagttagagtgattgacagataacctgacaagttgcaaaacaatatgaacgtgaacttgggaggcccctgaacttgggaggcccctgggtttcagcccaggtaagcccgtgcattaaggcggccttggcTACATCTGAAGgacattttgtgtcaatagcccacttagaattCCCCTTACTAATAAAAGGTGAGGACTCGCTCTTTGAAGGTCGCATGCCTCCGAGGTCCATGAAGGGAATTGGAATGAGGCGGCCTACGAAGGCCTTACAAGCCTTCAGTCGCGTTGCTTTGATTCAATTGGTCTAAGAATGCAGCCTTTGGAGGTCGCAGACTTTAATTTGGGACACAGCTAAGATCTCTGCATATTTCAATGCAATGTATTTGTATTGTTCATGTATGTGTGTGGCAGTTTTCAGATAATGATATAAACTGTAATGATTGTTCTCACCGATTTATGCATTTTTCGTTTATGGAATGTTGTATCTGCATATGTGATCTCATCTTCACCAGTCTGAACTGTTTCAACAACAATCAGAGACACATTAGAAACTTAAACTTGGACTTTAATAATGTATTGATTTAGAGATTATAATTTTGTTAATACTAATTATTAAGCACTTTGCAGTAGTTAATAATTACCCTCTTGATGTGTGTCTTTGTGTTTCCTACAGATGCAGAACATTGAAATTGCCGCTACAATCATCAGAGATCCAGCAGCAGCCCCAGAGATATAATCTAAGAATAGGTCCAATGTTTACACTTCGTTTTACAGTGTCACCATTAAACATGTTATAACAGTGTTATAACTAGTAATAACAGTAAATTAGGTATAATTACATGCAAGTAACCTTAAACCAAACGCTAACCTTAAAGTAAGTACATGATGTTAATAATATTACTCGAGTTTTGTAAAGTTATAccacaattataaatgttataaacaATTGACTCACATAAAAGACTTGAACATGGCTGACAGAGTTGAGTGATGTTGAGATGTTGAGTTTGGTTTGTGATGGTATTGTTGAGTACACAGCTGTATGTGTTGTTATCCTGATTTTCAACCTCCAGATGTAGAGAGAGTCTGATGTTGAGATCAGACACACTGATGCTGGACAATAAACTGTTTCCTTTATACCAGGACAGACTCACATCTCTCACATTCAACACTgaacacaataataaacaatttgAGCTTAATGATAATAAAGAACATTGTGATGAGTCTCTGGTGATGACAGGAACGGGCAGAGGAGCTGAAAATGATttagaacaaaacaaaaaataagaatTAATAATATATCTACATTTAGCAAGAGGCACGTTGTCAGTTTCTGGTGTCATGATCATAAGGCTTCATTTCTTTAAGGAGTTAAACTCTCATGTTTCAAAAATATATCCAGTatcaaatgaataaataattttacacAACGCAAAAAATGTTTATGATGTTAAAACTTAAATATGTAATTGAAAGGACAAACAGTAAATCTTTACTCACCATAAACAGTTACATTGAATCTGTATGGGATATTGGGTGTCTTTCTGTTGGTTACATCATAAAGTCCAGTGTGTTGAGTTGTGATGTTTGTGATGgtgagatctccagtctgaGCATCTGCCTGCAATCTGTCTCTGAATCTCCCATCAAGAACAGTGTCATTTATTCTGACTATATTAGCTGTTTTATTTATTCTGGCTATGCGAATACCTTTATCTCCAAACCTCCACTCGATCACATCAGCTGTCTGTAGTTTAATATCGGTGTGTAGAGTAACAGAATCTCCCTCCATCACTGACACTGACTTCACTTCATCACCAAACACATctgaaacacacaaacaagagacagacacagagacTGGTAATCTTTGTTAAATTATGTCTTTTAAAGCTTTAAACAATTTGGTTTTCTAAAATACAATTTggcaataaaaaatgaaaatgtatgaTTTGGTTACAATAAATATGCAGATTGTTCACTTGAATTAGTCAACATTACTAGAAATTTGCGAGGAAACCCGTTGCACTAAATGATAGTTTTTACACAGGGTGAAATTAAACAGGTTAAGTTGAATTATCATAGACCCTTTAGTTTGTGTAGCAGACAAATCAAGTTGACATTAGTAGTCTTTACTAAAAAAAGTTAGTTACTAAGTTAGTTATTAGTTACTATGTTGAacaaaaaaagtacatttaacttacatttttttgttcagtaaacttaattttaagttgatttaatCTGTAATATTAATTGCTCTGTCCAACATCTCTACTTAGTTAATTAAGTTCAAAGATTTTTTTGGTGTTATAAATagtattataacacaaaattcatgaCTGACTATAAGTCAATCATTGAATTAACTTGATCCTCAACAGAAACGCatatacaaaaactgcattTGTGACATGCATTGAGAGAAATACAATAGCTGAACAGGGTTTATAAGTAAACACTGATCATCCGAATGTTGACctcacaaaattataatttacaacaaaacaacatcaataatataagagcttaaatctctatgacattttattaacaaatatttaagtagttaaagttccTATTCTGTgaaaaaagcagaaaataatcaaaatattcaggCGCAGAGGATTATGAGTATTCCTAATGACATGTACTGATAATTTTAAGTTCAgtgttttaatattaattaaaatgacaaaagCTGACAGAAAGTAGAAAACTTTTGGTTTAAAAATTTTCGTTTACATTTTGACGAATACTTAATAAATCAAATGTCCGTAAActataaaatatgtttacagcttACCCACTGGACACCTGAAGCATAAAGAGTAAAAAATCAACacaagaaacattttctttgACAGTTCAGCGCTCTGTGTTGTGTTGTCAATCAAGATTTGACACAATTCTAGTTTAACACGGATCTTGTCTGGTCGACTGAACATGCGTCCTTTACTTCCAGTTTTACAGCAGCATTGTGTTTCTCAGTTTCCATtcagctatattttattttattaataatattgaTTTCTGTCAAACCTCCAGGATCCCAGTTTGGACTGtactaaagagtttttttacaGGTTCAGTAAAACttgaaatgtttttgtgtttagGAATTGTTGCTTTTATCCTGACCGTAGAGTaaactaaaaacattttatctACAGGCCATGTTTAAAACTAAAGGGTAAATAATAGTAATTGTGTCTATGTTGGATTTACAACTGTAATGTTTGTAAATTCAGTTTTCAGTGTTAATCTGGACTTTCAAGGCTTTAGCTGACAGGTAGTTTTTGCGGCATGTATCATTTAAGAGAATTATTGATCTAAGAAGTGATTCATGAGATGAAACTCCCTGTTTGAAGGGTTGTGTGAAATATGTTTATACTCTGTTGAGACTATACAatattttac
Protein-coding sequences here:
- the LOC135748211 gene encoding uncharacterized protein; amino-acid sequence: MFSRPDKIRVKLELCQILIDNTTQSAELSKKMFLVLIFYSLCFRCPVDVFGDEVKSVSVMEGDSVTLHTDIKLQTADVIEWRFGDKGIRIARINKTANIVRINDTVLDGRFRDRLQADAQTGDLTITNITTQHTGLYDVTNRKTPNIPYRFNVTVYAPLPVPVITRDSSQCSLLSLSSNCLLLCSVLNVRDVSLSWYKGNSLLSSISVSDLNIRLSLHLEVENQDNNTYSCVLNNTITNQTQHLNITQLCQPCSSLLYYISGAAAGSLMIVAAISMFCICRKHKDTHQEVQTGEDEITYADTTFHKRKMHKSIPAEDSNVVYGEVKKR